Genomic DNA from Methylocystis sp. MJC1:
CGTTGAGCGACTTCTGGTTCAGGATCGTGTCGAGCGCGATCGCGGTCTTGCCGGTCTGACGGTCGCCGATGATCAGCTCGCGCTGGCCGCGGCCGATCGGGATCAGAGCGTCGACGGCCTTGAGGCCGGTCGCCATCGGCTCGTGCACCGACTTGCGCGGAATGATGCCGGGGGCCTTCACGTCGACGCGGGCGCGGCGCGTGGCGTTGATCGGGCCCTTGCCGTCGATCGGATTGCCGAGGGCGTCGACGACGCGGCCGAGCAGCTCCTTGCCAACCGGAACGTCGACGATCGCGCCGGTGCGCTTGACCGTCTGGCCTTCCTTAATGTCGCGGTCGGAACCGAAGATAACGATGCCGACGTTGTCGCTTTCGAGGTTGAGGGCCATGCCGCGCACGCCGTTCTCGAACTCGACCGTCTCGCCGGCCTGCACATTGTCGAGGCCGTAGACGCGGGCGATGCCGTCGCCGACCGACAGAACCTGGCCGACCTCTGTGACCTCGGCCTCATTGCCGAAGTTGGCGATCTCGTTTTTCAGGATCGCGGAAATTTCTGCGGCGCGGATATCCATCAGCCGACCTCTTTCATGCGTGTGCGGATTGAGTTGAGCTTGGTGCGAACGGAAGCGTCGACCATGCGCGAACCGAGTTTGACGACGATGCCGCCGATGATCGACGGATCGGTCTTGACGTTGAGGCTGACCGACTTGCCGCCGGTGACGCCGGCGAGCGCCTGGCGCAGCGCCGTTTCATGATCCGGCTTGAGCGGGGCGGCGACGATCACGTCGGCGCGGACCAGACCACGGGCCTTGTCGTGAAGGCTCTGATAGGCGGCGATCATGTCCTGGAGAACGAAGAGGCGGCGCTTGGAGGCCACCAAGCGGATGAAATTGCCGGCGATGCCGGAAATGCCCGCTTTCTTGAGGATTGCGTCGAGCGCCTTGACCTGCTCCTGCGCGGAGAAGACGGGGCTTCTCACCAGACGCTTGAGGTCGGCGCTTTCATTGATGAGCCCCTGGAACGCGGCGAGCGCCGTAGCGACCTCGTCCGTGGCGCTCTTTTCCGACGCCAGTTCGTAAAGGGCGGAGGCGTAACGTCCTGCGACGCCGGAAAGCGAAACTCCGTCTTGAGCCACTTGGATCGCTCGTCAAATTCGCATCGCTCGAAACGACGCCCACGCGAAAATGCG
This window encodes:
- a CDS encoding F0F1 ATP synthase subunit delta, producing MAQDGVSLSGVAGRYASALYELASEKSATDEVATALAAFQGLINESADLKRLVRSPVFSAQEQVKALDAILKKAGISGIAGNFIRLVASKRRLFVLQDMIAAYQSLHDKARGLVRADVIVAAPLKPDHETALRQALAGVTGGKSVSLNVKTDPSIIGGIVVKLGSRMVDASVRTKLNSIRTRMKEVG